A genomic window from Cloacibacillus evryensis DSM 19522 includes:
- a CDS encoding general secretion pathway protein GspK, producing the protein MRRRSSGFILISVLLSTTMLITAATAFAWFARTEARRAAARENILKCRNAAEIAVGVIGEKIASDNNKYDSLTEPLYAPGQLTKIEIGDYDISVQITPLNDRISVNGLLLPDGVTLRSEYETAWNNIWEELERPELAATVLDFIDKDKNQKLGGAERDGNINRLISDLDELKAIAEVDDAVLYGGKEHPGGLAKYFTVPGGQKININVAAPEMIEKLDDGLSLSHAQNIAAQRLISPLTSMDDLKRVPGFPAALATKLANVIGFESTHFLLEVNVKDRTGNARNYRVIVERSGKKCGIFSWYE; encoded by the coding sequence ATGCGGCGGAGAAGTAGCGGTTTCATCCTCATATCGGTGCTGCTATCCACCACCATGCTCATTACGGCGGCTACGGCCTTCGCCTGGTTCGCGCGCACGGAGGCGCGCCGCGCGGCGGCACGGGAGAATATCCTCAAATGCCGCAACGCGGCGGAGATCGCGGTCGGCGTCATCGGCGAAAAGATAGCCTCGGACAACAATAAATACGACAGCCTCACCGAACCCCTTTACGCGCCAGGGCAGCTGACGAAAATTGAGATAGGCGATTATGATATTTCCGTTCAAATAACGCCGTTAAATGATAGAATATCTGTAAACGGCCTTTTACTTCCCGACGGCGTCACTCTCCGCTCGGAATATGAGACGGCGTGGAATAATATCTGGGAGGAGCTGGAGCGTCCTGAACTCGCGGCGACGGTGCTTGACTTTATCGATAAGGACAAGAACCAGAAGCTCGGCGGCGCGGAGCGCGACGGCAATATAAACAGGCTCATATCGGATCTTGACGAGCTAAAGGCGATAGCGGAGGTCGACGATGCCGTGCTTTATGGCGGCAAAGAACATCCGGGCGGCCTCGCGAAGTATTTTACCGTACCGGGCGGTCAGAAGATAAACATAAACGTCGCGGCGCCTGAGATGATAGAAAAGCTTGACGACGGCCTGTCGCTGTCTCACGCGCAGAATATCGCGGCGCAGCGCCTTATTTCGCCGCTCACGAGCATGGATGACCTGAAACGGGTCCCCGGATTCCCCGCGGCGCTCGCGACGAAGCTGGCGAATGTCATCGGTTTTGAGAGCACTCACTTTCTGCTTGAAGTGAATGTCAAAGACAGGACCGGCAACGCCAGGAATTATCGGGTTATAGTGGAGCGCAGCGGCAAAAAATGCGGGATATTCAGTTGGTATGAATAA
- the gspL gene encoding type II secretion system protein GspL: MEKIAFAAKPAAASNKIKFYHLSCEKGELPLAGETEAYFIPFRTATVFPFSFPFGRKVNLRNAVSLTFRPVLGEQESKLSLVPQVTEQRVNLTRGAAWFVAKEEISEYEELLGKKSIFLPAPAAFASEVGGNGLIVWHEGNSSCALWLEDYTPQLYRYAPDPEGGAEALAQWMRSYASSIGKEIPAEDIRIFCAEDVSLGELRRAAAATFAAAPGLAHLDLSNRGASMAERYEAFFNTAFRSIKIASAAGLMFFILSLVILIQNKYMAESFAAAPSEVYRLAMGEVSRSPLASITKRMRLLTGGGVQLTLEGTLANFGAAWKTLPAGTDIKVDAIRYGRERTEIEGQAPKTDNIQQLRDALAKNGFAVKLGDVQQIPGGGMRFTLNLTEGGREK, translated from the coding sequence ATGGAGAAAATAGCCTTCGCCGCCAAGCCGGCGGCGGCTTCGAATAAGATAAAGTTTTATCATCTTTCCTGCGAGAAAGGCGAGCTTCCGCTGGCCGGCGAGACAGAGGCATATTTCATTCCCTTCCGTACAGCCACGGTCTTTCCCTTCTCTTTCCCCTTCGGGCGCAAGGTCAACCTGAGGAACGCGGTCTCACTCACCTTCAGGCCCGTCCTCGGCGAACAGGAGTCCAAGCTTTCGCTGGTGCCGCAGGTCACGGAGCAGCGCGTCAACCTTACGCGCGGCGCGGCCTGGTTCGTCGCTAAAGAAGAGATTTCAGAATATGAGGAACTCCTGGGCAAAAAGAGTATCTTTCTTCCGGCTCCGGCCGCCTTTGCCTCAGAGGTCGGCGGCAACGGCCTTATCGTGTGGCATGAGGGGAATTCCTCATGCGCGCTGTGGCTTGAGGACTATACGCCGCAGCTTTACAGATACGCTCCCGATCCCGAGGGCGGCGCGGAGGCTCTCGCGCAGTGGATGCGCAGCTATGCCTCCTCGATAGGCAAGGAGATACCGGCGGAGGATATCCGCATATTTTGCGCGGAGGATGTTTCTCTGGGCGAGCTGAGGCGCGCCGCCGCCGCGACCTTTGCCGCCGCCCCCGGCCTCGCGCACCTGGACCTCTCCAACCGCGGCGCCTCGATGGCCGAACGGTATGAGGCCTTTTTCAATACCGCCTTCCGGAGCATAAAGATCGCCTCGGCGGCGGGCCTTATGTTTTTCATTCTTTCGCTTGTGATACTCATACAAAATAAATATATGGCGGAATCATTCGCCGCCGCGCCCTCCGAGGTGTACCGGCTCGCGATGGGCGAGGTCAGCCGCAGCCCGCTCGCCTCGATCACAAAGAGGATGCGCCTTCTGACCGGAGGTGGCGTCCAGCTTACGCTGGAGGGAACGCTCGCCAACTTCGGCGCGGCCTGGAAGACGCTTCCCGCCGGAACGGATATCAAGGTCGACGCCATCCGCTACGGACGCGAACGCACGGAGATAGAGGGGCAGGCGCCGAAGACGGACAATATCCAGCAGCTGCGCGACGCGCTCGCGAAGAACGGTTTCGCCGTCAAGCTCGGCGATGTGCAGCAGATACCGGGCGGCGGCATGCGTTTCACGCTCAACCTTACGGAAGGGGGACGTGAGAAATGA
- a CDS encoding type II secretion system protein, with amino-acid sequence MRFGRRSGFTLIEIMLVVGLIGIIATAALAPLVFTVRSLEEAQQRWGTSHNTAAAVEKIYSDVRRVVPNPSFSTFKIIHKSGLSTEADDRLVVWSAAPKYEGKNVGVVVYKIVAKGALNNAKPGLYRWVLVNVPSAAAVSGDISGGSSSEPETPMDVNTDELDPKKGKLILADAAGVKFYVWKENKWEQEYDGKLPKLLKTEIAAKDGRYSHTERFPNAAEK; translated from the coding sequence ATGAGGTTCGGACGCCGCTCCGGATTCACTCTTATTGAAATAATGCTCGTAGTGGGGCTGATCGGCATCATCGCGACGGCCGCTCTGGCCCCGCTTGTCTTTACGGTCCGTTCGCTTGAGGAGGCCCAACAAAGATGGGGCACCTCCCACAACACCGCCGCGGCGGTGGAGAAGATATATTCGGACGTGCGCCGCGTCGTCCCCAACCCTTCGTTTTCGACGTTTAAGATCATCCATAAGAGCGGCCTCTCGACCGAGGCCGACGACCGCCTCGTGGTGTGGAGCGCCGCCCCGAAATACGAGGGCAAAAACGTCGGCGTGGTCGTCTATAAGATCGTGGCCAAGGGCGCTCTCAATAACGCGAAGCCCGGGCTCTACCGCTGGGTGCTCGTCAACGTCCCCTCGGCCGCCGCCGTATCGGGGGATATTTCCGGCGGTTCTTCCTCCGAACCGGAGACGCCGATGGATGTGAACACCGACGAGCTCGACCCTAAGAAGGGCAAGCTCATCCTCGCCGACGCCGCGGGGGTAAAATTTTATGTCTGGAAGGAGAATAAATGGGAGCAGGAATACGACGGGAAGCTCCCGAAACTCCTGAAGACCGAGATCGCCGCCAAGGACGGGCGTTATTCGCACACGGAGAGGTTTCCCAATGCGGCGGAGAAGTAG
- the gspM gene encoding type II secretion system protein GspM has product MISIEELRAMPDAKRLQRGLLAAALIWLAALAAFSFALSAMRENEDRLNDAERVLNAAITVKSYPQQGTVFGKEPLSAVSEIIDKLGLQGKVNQLASSPTGLVLQVNRLYHEELGKLVEDIQRNGLSVKTAELRLMTGQKDGRLINVTLTIEGEAQ; this is encoded by the coding sequence ATGATCTCTATCGAAGAACTGCGCGCGATGCCGGACGCGAAGCGCCTGCAAAGGGGGCTGCTGGCCGCGGCGCTGATATGGCTCGCCGCGCTGGCCGCATTCTCTTTCGCGCTCTCCGCCATGAGAGAAAACGAGGACCGGCTGAACGACGCGGAACGGGTGCTGAACGCGGCGATAACGGTGAAATCCTACCCGCAGCAGGGGACCGTTTTCGGAAAAGAGCCGCTCTCCGCCGTATCGGAGATAATAGACAAACTTGGACTGCAGGGCAAGGTGAACCAGCTCGCCTCGTCGCCGACAGGCCTTGTGCTTCAGGTCAACCGGCTCTATCACGAGGAGCTGGGCAAACTTGTGGAGGATATCCAGAGGAACGGGCTTTCGGTAAAGACGGCCGAACTCCGCCTGATGACGGGGCAGAAAGACGGCCGGCTGATCAACGTGACGCTGACGATAGAGGGTGAGGCTCAATGA